AATCGTTCGAACCGATGCCCGCACGCCCCGCAGTGGTACTCGTAAGTCGGCATCCTCGTCCCCTTAGTCTTCCGCTGCGTTCGCGTCGTCTTCGTCCGGCTCGCCCTGGCGGTTCTCGTCCTGGGGTGCGGTCGATTCCTCGGCCATGCCGCTCGAAACCGCCACCTGGCTCGGACGGAGCGTCTGGTCGTGCAGCCGGTACCCCGCCTGCATCTCGCCCGCCACGTGTCCTTCCGGATGTTCCTC
The DNA window shown above is from Planctomycetota bacterium and carries:
- the grpE gene encoding nucleotide exchange factor GrpE, with amino-acid sequence EEHPEGHVAGEMQAGYRLHDQTLRPSQVAVSSGMAEESTAPQDENRQGEPDEDDANAAED